In Prionailurus viverrinus isolate Anna chromosome C2, UM_Priviv_1.0, whole genome shotgun sequence, one DNA window encodes the following:
- the LOC125175653 gene encoding proline-rich protein 23A-like translates to MGSRPRSPSAYPAACPGPSTGGPGPAKRSRTQELAGLEGLEGPPAAGALTSVVVLATGCALQMSLDDVDLVLEPEPTSVLQVSVGELTLLLVPEALLRSGGQGHSLVGLEPGAFLGAPGHDVAVEQGFFRAPVPQMAPQEEVYEEDADPAFLPPRMDPAAGSVAGLRPCAGRVANPHPVGQVPEPRSWAPTPCPERRSSFRYFNLDVHLLEPFPNLPLQPLPPSPSPGPHAPPQRPPGPSRKARRRLFQE, encoded by the coding sequence ATGGGCAGCCGGCCCCGCAGCCCCAGCGCCTACCCTGCGGCCTGTCCCGGACCGTCGACCGGAGGACCCGGCCCCGCCAAGCGCAGCCGAACCCAGGAGCTTGCAGGCCTGGAAGGCCTGGAGGGGCCCCCGGCCGCCGGTGCCCTCACCTCGGTGGTGGTCCTGGCCACGGGATGTGCCCTGCAGATGTCCCTGGACGACGTCGACCTGGTGCTGGAGCCCGAGCCAACGTCGGTCCTGCAAGTGTCTGTCGGAGAGCTCACCCTGCTGCTGGTCCCCGAGGCCCTCCTGCGCTCAGGAGGGCAGGGCCACTCGCTTGTCGGCCTGGAACCCGGCGCTTTCCTGGGCGCGCCTGGGCACGACGTCGCCGTCGAGCAAGGATTCTTCCGCGCACCTGTCCCACAGATGGCCCCCCAAGAAGAGGTCTACGAGGAAGACGCGGACCCCGCGTTCCTGCCCCCTCGGATGGACCCTGCAGCCGGCTCCGTCGCTGGGCTCCGCCCCTGCGCGGGAAGAGTGGCCAACCCCCACCCTGTGGGCCAGGTACCAGAGCCTCGGTCTTGGGCCCCCACTCCTTGTCCAGAGAGACGCTCTTCTTTCCGCTACTTCAACCTGGACGTCCACCTTCTGGAGCCCTTCCCCAACTTGCCACTCCAACCTCTACCTCCCTCTCCGAGTCCAGGCCCCCACGCGCCTCCCCAGCGCCCTCCGGGTCCTTCTCGCAAGGCCCGAAGACGCCTGTTCCAGGAATGA